The following proteins are encoded in a genomic region of Candidatus Zixiibacteriota bacterium:
- a CDS encoding PQQ-binding-like beta-propeller repeat protein → MSHRFSLTLLTLLILLTLTGWTWAGNTSKDGLNPIPISNPNAQLYNDIEDARPAPATFKKPMTEGPFEVQMSGVASSPPSAYFCEDLGYYDDTVTSVWVWSIPDAWGDDLMNMRFTVEEGIECTLKVGWVLMYGGFATGTPDMRVYLWDDDGFGFPGNKLDSTDVPNAAMGGSFWWAEANWSAADWVFTNGEEYHIGWTTLGGDGDTLWCVSDKGTGPHSYTGEQRASENWNGFWGTMYDDWGEDVCFLMTSERCCYELPFTDCYSQSWDEGTAYWWKAPHDAYGIIDYAQRFTVTGVETLQSVDIDVYDFTGSSSQNAGIVGNDDLIISVWDDNAGYPGSVIAQETVPAGTYVYHPAYTNVDFSSHNLVLGSGDFYVSFNSTGDLGAGDFEGTLSDDETDGHGRSYCIYGGDWWTIGDLFGIDVDMKYTANLCDDPFFECELAFYDTGPVYYWTLPDAYGDVANAQLIKSVGKACEVREVSWALHDFNPGVAYAHNSVVSVHEDVGGLPGPALASVTLTPADYVMYPGYTSVDFAPLAVSVQGLYWISIESLSPTEAEGIATLTDFGGGGWNYGAAELWNGFWGLLCLDWNGVPCDIAFVAKSYHCCQPHCCCPCQGDPGWATHQHDQQRTGASFNSFGDAQCDLTTQWCYTHPTNQIFYTGPAISGDKVVCAWDNEVKVFNLTTGFEAYTLSGFPLGNQIRCTPHIQDSVMYLTGGDQQSVSAWDFATGAMIWSRDITSVGVGGLFGQTRYGSFIILEQGSGDVLYFGTDDGAIVAVDAATGALYSGWTVNPVYIAPGAPLKSGSTDGLQLFYNTYPGGVEGDVYAIDAATGAINWQLSTSGGLQAAAVYPEGPQGGEGFAAPNAVSLENGLLFVNSSIAAPYHPGDGVFYAINTSDGSVAYAVPSHRPNTAGTAAGPVIDRARVYQAGQSWWATPPSGGLILAFNKTTGSYVWATSSPEYNTYRGDMALTCGKDGEAPLLFAIGHHGFISTLNSATGEEIYRRRITYGGFPNSIALSAAIGPGVVAISDLYGTLSVLAKGEDRPRLEIQSYQPSPSVEFGPATSLHVPIPNRLVNTGCADLTFGQLETNTSANHPWIPPDFAPANVRPDVMDRAAGITDRLTEGFETKAIPARPEAEVDDYFVIRDRGEQSLNLGADAGVPFLQYATHTEAVVWPHAGDILAAGDTADLVIDVNQSLIVRGPQDFYMVIPSDDPDFYLHDVCGNTLYGPPEIHVTIVGGCLVDTTTMQFGMGGGNTQLVTNNGRIGTGDWDPHAMDIDGDDASIYQGSFIYATGLYEVALSTQDWYSGGGEDEAYRSMQPDPNWCDDQCKAHIDEGVVLSCLGGYSSDGITYTPIMGNRVCVTYLDSVQDFGTSWDWSNYDAPFSNDLTMGLMVNSRTVGAYDFEPLKDLTVDIMEFTERNGDSVTGWAFGTTMDYDVGSDDIASRSAEGSAAWVSNGGVGDVQWGMIKFPFGCGSNEAAGGNNTNVDYVPMINTVSGHGDGMWFNVPTLYLDSAWDYLNRPAGEYSQAPFTSDREAHFTIAKHDFAGGDTYEMAVAQFGLHGTSGDATEINALAKLANKWLGFGRGDVNNDGNVDLGDVVCLARYVTGNGPGPIPFMHLGDVDCDGDVDMDDVVYLAEFLYDNGPCPCGDWCF, encoded by the coding sequence TACATCCGTCTGGGTGTGGAGTATTCCGGATGCCTGGGGCGACGATCTCATGAATATGCGCTTTACCGTCGAAGAAGGTATTGAGTGTACTCTGAAGGTCGGTTGGGTCCTGATGTATGGTGGTTTTGCCACCGGTACACCGGATATGCGGGTGTACCTATGGGACGACGACGGCTTCGGTTTCCCCGGCAACAAGCTGGACTCGACCGATGTACCTAATGCCGCCATGGGCGGATCCTTCTGGTGGGCCGAAGCCAACTGGTCGGCTGCCGATTGGGTCTTCACCAATGGTGAAGAATACCATATCGGCTGGACGACCCTGGGCGGCGACGGCGACACGTTGTGGTGCGTGTCCGATAAAGGTACCGGTCCCCACTCGTACACTGGTGAACAACGGGCCAGTGAAAACTGGAACGGCTTTTGGGGTACGATGTACGACGACTGGGGCGAGGATGTATGTTTCCTCATGACATCTGAGCGTTGTTGCTATGAGTTACCTTTTACCGATTGCTATTCTCAAAGCTGGGATGAGGGCACTGCCTACTGGTGGAAAGCTCCCCACGACGCTTATGGTATTATCGACTATGCACAGCGGTTTACTGTCACTGGGGTTGAAACCCTTCAGTCTGTAGATATCGATGTCTACGACTTTACGGGTTCCTCCTCGCAGAACGCCGGTATCGTCGGTAATGACGACTTGATTATCAGTGTATGGGATGACAATGCCGGCTATCCCGGCTCGGTTATTGCGCAAGAAACCGTCCCGGCGGGGACCTATGTGTACCATCCGGCCTATACTAACGTTGATTTCTCATCACACAATCTGGTGCTGGGTTCCGGGGACTTCTATGTCTCCTTCAACTCGACCGGTGATCTCGGTGCCGGCGACTTTGAGGGTACCTTGTCGGATGATGAAACGGATGGCCACGGTCGCTCATACTGTATCTACGGTGGCGATTGGTGGACCATCGGTGATCTCTTCGGAATCGATGTCGACATGAAGTACACAGCAAATTTGTGTGATGACCCATTCTTCGAGTGTGAATTGGCTTTCTACGACACGGGTCCGGTCTATTACTGGACTTTGCCGGATGCTTACGGCGACGTCGCCAATGCCCAGTTGATCAAGTCTGTTGGGAAGGCGTGCGAAGTCAGAGAAGTCTCCTGGGCTCTTCATGATTTCAATCCGGGCGTGGCCTATGCTCACAACTCAGTGGTTTCAGTCCACGAGGACGTGGGTGGTCTGCCCGGACCGGCCCTGGCCTCGGTCACCCTAACTCCGGCTGATTATGTGATGTACCCCGGTTACACTTCGGTCGACTTCGCACCCTTGGCTGTCAGCGTTCAGGGACTATACTGGATTTCAATCGAATCCTTGTCACCGACCGAAGCCGAAGGTATTGCTACCCTGACCGATTTTGGCGGCGGCGGCTGGAACTATGGTGCCGCCGAACTCTGGAATGGTTTCTGGGGTCTGCTCTGTCTGGATTGGAACGGCGTGCCTTGTGATATTGCTTTCGTCGCCAAATCCTATCATTGCTGTCAACCACACTGTTGCTGCCCCTGCCAAGGAGATCCGGGTTGGGCTACGCATCAGCACGATCAGCAGCGTACCGGCGCATCGTTCAATTCCTTTGGCGACGCCCAGTGTGACTTGACAACGCAATGGTGCTACACCCACCCGACCAACCAGATATTTTATACCGGTCCGGCTATTTCGGGCGACAAGGTTGTTTGCGCCTGGGATAATGAAGTCAAGGTGTTTAACCTGACGACGGGCTTTGAAGCTTATACCCTGTCCGGTTTTCCGCTGGGCAACCAGATCAGATGTACGCCGCACATACAGGATAGCGTGATGTATCTGACCGGCGGAGATCAGCAATCTGTTAGCGCTTGGGACTTCGCTACCGGCGCTATGATCTGGAGCCGTGATATTACCAGTGTCGGTGTCGGCGGCCTGTTTGGGCAGACCCGTTACGGTTCCTTTATAATTCTGGAACAGGGTAGCGGCGACGTATTGTACTTCGGTACGGATGACGGTGCTATCGTTGCTGTCGATGCAGCCACCGGCGCTCTGTACTCAGGCTGGACGGTGAACCCGGTGTATATCGCTCCCGGTGCTCCACTGAAATCCGGCTCGACCGACGGCTTACAGCTTTTCTACAACACCTATCCGGGTGGTGTGGAAGGTGATGTTTACGCCATCGACGCCGCTACCGGCGCTATCAACTGGCAGTTGTCAACATCCGGCGGCCTACAGGCTGCTGCGGTCTACCCGGAAGGGCCGCAGGGTGGTGAAGGTTTTGCCGCACCTAACGCGGTCAGTCTGGAAAATGGTCTTCTGTTTGTCAATTCAAGTATTGCCGCTCCGTATCATCCCGGGGATGGTGTCTTCTACGCCATCAACACTTCTGACGGTTCAGTAGCCTACGCGGTGCCTTCGCACCGTCCCAACACTGCCGGTACCGCCGCCGGTCCGGTAATCGACCGTGCACGTGTCTATCAGGCCGGTCAGTCCTGGTGGGCGACTCCCCCGTCAGGTGGTTTGATTCTTGCTTTCAACAAGACCACCGGCTCCTATGTGTGGGCGACCTCCAGCCCCGAGTATAACACATACCGCGGTGATATGGCTCTCACCTGCGGAAAAGACGGTGAGGCGCCACTGTTGTTCGCAATCGGTCACCACGGCTTTATCAGCACATTGAACTCTGCCACGGGTGAGGAAATCTACCGTCGTCGTATTACCTATGGTGGATTCCCCAACTCAATAGCTCTGAGCGCAGCGATAGGACCCGGCGTCGTGGCTATTAGTGACCTTTACGGTACACTTTCTGTTCTGGCCAAAGGTGAAGATCGTCCGCGCCTGGAAATTCAGTCGTACCAGCCTTCTCCATCGGTGGAGTTTGGTCCGGCCACTTCATTGCACGTGCCGATCCCGAACCGGTTGGTCAACACCGGTTGTGCCGACCTGACCTTCGGTCAGCTTGAGACCAACACCTCTGCGAACCATCCGTGGATACCGCCGGACTTCGCTCCGGCCAACGTGCGTCCCGATGTAATGGATCGCGCAGCCGGTATCACTGATCGTTTGACCGAAGGCTTCGAGACCAAAGCTATCCCGGCGCGACCGGAAGCTGAGGTCGATGACTATTTCGTCATTCGTGACCGTGGTGAACAGTCGTTGAACCTGGGTGCCGATGCAGGAGTTCCGTTCCTGCAGTATGCGACTCACACCGAAGCGGTCGTTTGGCCACACGCCGGTGACATTCTTGCCGCCGGTGACACGGCTGACCTCGTTATCGATGTCAACCAGTCGCTGATCGTTCGCGGACCACAGGATTTCTATATGGTGATCCCCAGCGACGATCCTGATTTCTATCTGCACGACGTCTGTGGCAACACGCTCTACGGTCCGCCCGAAATCCACGTAACTATCGTCGGTGGCTGTCTTGTTGATACCACCACCATGCAGTTCGGCATGGGTGGCGGTAACACTCAACTCGTGACCAACAATGGCCGTATCGGTACCGGCGACTGGGACCCGCACGCAATGGATATAGACGGCGACGACGCCTCGATCTACCAGGGTTCGTTCATCTATGCCACCGGCCTATATGAGGTGGCCCTAAGCACCCAGGATTGGTATTCCGGCGGCGGCGAGGACGAGGCGTATCGGTCGATGCAGCCGGACCCGAACTGGTGTGACGACCAGTGCAAGGCGCACATCGATGAGGGTGTCGTCCTGAGTTGTCTCGGTGGCTACTCCTCAGACGGTATAACTTACACCCCAATCATGGGTAACCGAGTTTGTGTAACCTATCTTGACTCCGTTCAGGACTTCGGAACTTCTTGGGATTGGTCAAACTACGATGCACCGTTCAGTAATGATCTGACCATGGGTCTCATGGTGAACTCACGCACGGTGGGTGCTTATGACTTTGAGCCGCTGAAGGACCTCACCGTTGACATCATGGAATTCACCGAGCGCAACGGCGACTCGGTCACAGGCTGGGCTTTCGGCACCACCATGGACTACGACGTCGGAAGTGATGATATCGCTTCACGTTCTGCGGAAGGATCGGCGGCCTGGGTCTCCAACGGTGGAGTGGGCGATGTCCAATGGGGTATGATCAAGTTCCCGTTCGGATGCGGAAGTAACGAGGCGGCAGGCGGCAACAATACAAACGTAGACTACGTCCCGATGATCAATACGGTGTCCGGACACGGCGACGGCATGTGGTTTAACGTTCCCACCCTCTATCTCGATTCCGCCTGGGACTACCTCAACCGGCCGGCCGGTGAGTATTCTCAAGCGCCGTTCACCAGCGATAGGGAAGCTCACTTCACCATTGCCAAACACGATTTTGCCGGTGGCGATACTTATGAGATGGCTGTGGCTCAGTTCGGTCTGCACGGCACTTCGGGCGATGCAACTGAAATCAATGCCCTGGCCAAGCTGGCCAACAAGTGGCTCGGTTTTGGTCGTGGCGATGTCAACAATGACGGCAATGTTGATCTTGGCGACGTAGTTTGTCTGGCCAGGTACGTGACTGGTAACGGCCCCGGACCGATTCCGTTCATGCACCTGGGTGATGTCGATTGTGACGGTGACGTTGATATGGACGATGTGGTGTATCTTGCCGAATTCCTGTATGACAATGGACCTTGCCCGTGTGGTGACTGGTGCTTCTAG